The Molothrus ater isolate BHLD 08-10-18 breed brown headed cowbird chromosome 9, BPBGC_Mater_1.1, whole genome shotgun sequence genome includes a region encoding these proteins:
- the CRIP1 gene encoding cysteine-rich protein 1 has protein sequence MPKCPRCQKEVYFAEKVTSLGKDWHRPCLRCEKCNKTLTSGGHAEHDGKPYCNHPCYAALFGPKGFGRGGAESHTFK, from the exons ATGCCCAAGTGTCCCCGCTGCCAGAAGGAGGTCTACTTCG CCGAGAAGGTGACTTCTCTGGGGAAGGACTGGCACCGGCCCTGCTTGAGATGTGAGAAGTGTAACAAGACCCTGACGTCTGGAGGCCATGCAGAG cacgATGGCAAACCCTACTGCAACCACCCCTGCTACGCTGCCTTGTTCGGGCCCAAAG GTTTCGGCCGGGGAGGAGCTGAGAGCCACACGTTCAAATAA